The genomic window ATTTCCTTGCCGTTCATGGCAGTATTCCGTTTTTTGAAGATTACCTGGACAGGTTTTTTTACTCGGCTAAGATGCTAAACCTTGATTTTCAATTATCCAGGGAGGAACTCAAAGAAAAAATCCGGTATTTAATTCAGCAGAATCAACCCGAACGTTCGGGCATCAAATTGCTGCTTACCGGCGGCTACTCCGAGGATTTGTATACCCCAACCGGCCAGAACTTGTTAATCCTGAATCTTCCAATGTCGCATCATCCGGGAGATTTGATCGGTGGAATTAAGTTGATGTTGCTTGATTACATCCGTTTCAGACCGGAAATCAAAACCACTTTTTACCTGCCAACCCTGAGTATGATGCCTGAACTCAGAAAACAGGGTGCAACGGAGGTGCTTTATCACAACAACGGCGCAGTTTCTGAAACGACCCGAGCTAACATATTCATCATAAAGCAAGGAAAACTGATCACCCCTTCGGAAGGTATATTGAAAGGGGTTACGCGCATGCACAT from Bacteroidales bacterium includes these protein-coding regions:
- a CDS encoding aminotransferase class IV; this translates as MLCLINDRFVPYNEAHLHVSDIGLQRGYGIFDYFLAVHGSIPFFEDYLDRFFYSAKMLNLDFQLSREELKEKIRYLIQQNQPERSGIKLLLTGGYSEDLYTPTGQNLLILNLPMSHHPGDLIGGIKLMLLDYIRFRPEIKTTFYLPTLSMMPELRKQGATEVLYHNNGAVSETTRANIFIIKQGKLITPSEGILKGVTRMH